A stretch of Hydractinia symbiolongicarpus strain clone_291-10 chromosome 9, HSymV2.1, whole genome shotgun sequence DNA encodes these proteins:
- the LOC130657747 gene encoding ras guanine nucleotide exchange factor R-like: MFNKIEECVRVSPLVLSKSLLLTKYHNCYESLLLCFSFASVNKNKKLCQMNHDSNRQKYGQDEYISKLNEYLKELNKAEAISTRRNKEFLADIAKITNHGSVLSEKADRLKKIRNDYEQYIGRVYPRWKQHVKKEEKQKQQLKDTQTVLPKDDYMYPSYSSPKRSSPYHDSLKESLYPDFVRKKIHNWKHDTSLNSSDETPFQKHSHVDRITSLEESYKSNQVYLQNLLNSVPSREEVENMILQREERMIKLNATNFSHETIDSAIRNRSYPEQNQVFLPVLNEFNRTQQLTSQHNISYNNSNVKILPQLLGLDDNGQLVLVPMAAPFQTAVSSFNSPVPQEPMFNISRQSPVGENNLHPKVAKNLQRENTNDFSPVSTHVKNSEGVPLSRDSYTSKTQNVTDVRDHKKQPRKHELSQSVEKLRPINKNKALNMDKNNNSSNDKDTSEHSASPVPQHVDVKHKYEENGEEVAPPLTFSDLQTTELNEETAVKITQHVHSGNMSIITEAVEKSSPIASSPHLSNMSLDNHVEEGTQEEDIQKENLRHQHDTKPQKLHKDDKNNLFLNPTLDKGILLGKDEHSGESSDNDNESNISQLAHNWGIPVQNITKSDSQSSSNKNNSRKEKNDTSLQMNKVNILHDQQEEHMQPKGSSEVSNESIISFSDDGSDFELPSNGEENSLMETKSVDLHVNKQNNNINSGIIKDSNNNSEQELNVQRQETTDDNNLLYDVVKTLDDRFDEPVLFNLLENVLERVQDDESEEVLVLNLETDSGLTNTIIGTAEIEGDLSRFNASEICMAFRYHLKDTMMQRKEVPFINDNLDVSTDFEGDLRDCVQPMYLELWDTLYAFLSSIMDLFEFNPSQVSKIYSDALIPADKKLQDQLCTALTNILAATISDDDENIAEEEQEGEEQDEDKKDDEESTENEEMERPDVSITEDFDKHMADDSHVAGDSHLNDSINESFSAEILNGQKGDLSKTISIDLGTVSEEESSSTVSFDSDGMPVKRSKQAATPKQNSSKEIENEHVEASGKELSMNSAAYLKMREEFLTSPVQDDSEDDCIDNLLGESLGYSRNRHLRMPTKKEVKEKVDVKKKSEVSEVEISELEGLETRNNNSGSQLNDSKTSSQTKIKLKKPGFWDHSDSDSDLDIDEVNKPVTNSNDDDDFDFDFYD; this comes from the exons ATGTTTAACAAGATAGAGGAATGtg TAAGAGTCTCCCCCCTTGTTCTAAGTAAGAGTCTGCTTCTAACAAAATATCATAATTGTTATGAAAGCTTATTATTGTGCTTCTCATTTGCaagtgtaaataaaaacaagaagttGTGTCAAATGAATCACGATAGTAACAGACAGAAGTATGG ACAAGATGAGTACATTTCCAAATTAAATGaatatttaaaagaattaaacaaGGCAGAAGCCATCAGTACCAGACGAAACAAAGAGTTTCTTGCGGACATAGCAAAAATAACCAATCATGGCTCTGTGCTCAGCGAAAAAGCAGACCGCTTAAAAAAGATTAGG AATGATTATGAGCAATACATTGGTAGAGTGTATCCACGATGGAAGCAACACgttaagaaagaagaaaaacaaaaacaacagttAAAG GACACTCAAACTGTTTTACCAAAAGATGATTATATGTACCCAAGCTACAGCTCACCAAAAAGATCTTCACCCTATCACGAT AGCTTAAAAGAGTCTTTATATCCAGACTTCGTAaggaaaaaaattcataattGGAAACATGATACCTCTCTCAATTCATCTGATGAAACACCTTTCCAAAAACACTCCCATGTTGACCGTATTACATCTCTGGAAGAAAGCTACAAAAGCAACCAAGTATATTTGCAAAATCTTCTTAATTCAGTCCCAAGCCGAGAGGAGGTTGAGAATATGATACTTCAGCGAGAGGAACGCATGATTAAATTAAATGCTACTAATTTTAGCCATGAAACTATTGATAGCGCAATACGCAACAGATCATACCCTGAACAAAATCAAGTATTTCTACCAGTACTAAACGAGTTCAACAGAACACAACAATTAACTTCTCAGCATAATATATCTTATAATAATTCCAACGTTAAAATACTTCCACAATTGTTAGGTTTGGATGATAATGGACAGTTAGTGCTTGTTCCAATGGCAGCACCTTTCCAAACAGCAGTGTCCTCGTTTAACTCTCCTGTTCCACAAGAGCCTATGTTCAACATATCAAGACAAAGTCCTGTTGGAGAGAACAATTTGCATCCTAAGGTAGCAAAAAACCTTCAGCGCGAGAACACAAACGATTTTTCGCCAGTATCTACACATGTAAAAAATTCCGAAGGTGTTCCACTTTCTCGCGATTCATACACTTCTAAAACACAGAATGTTACTGATGTGAGAGACCATAAAAAACAACCACGAAAGCATGAGTTATCACAGTCTGTTGAAAAGTTGAGAccaatcaataaaaacaaagcatTAAATATGGACAAAAATAACAATTCTAGTAATGATAAAGATACATCAGAACATTCTGCTTCTCCAGTGCCACAACATGTTGATGTTAAACACAAATATGAAGAGAATGGAGAAGAAGTTGCTCCTCCTCTGACTTTTAGTGACTTACAAACAACTGAACTGAATGAAGAAACTGCGGTTAAAATAACACAACATGTACATTCTGGTAACATGTCGATTATAACAGAAGCAGTTGAAAAATCATCACCTATTGCCAGCTCTCCTCACCTGTCAAATATGTCACTTGATAATCATGTGGAGGAAGGTACTCAGGAAGAAGATATACAAAAAGAGAACTTGAGACATCAACATGATACTAAACCACAGAAACTACACAAagatgataaaaataatttgtttttaaatccaACTTTGGATAAAGGTATTTTATTAGGTAAAGATGAACACAGTGGTGAAAGTAGTGATAATGATAATGAAAGTAATATCTCCCAACTTGCACATAATTGGGGTATACCGgtacaaaatattacaaaaagtgATTCACAGTCCAgcagtaataaaaataattcacgaaaagaaaaaaatgacactAGTTTGCAAATGAACAAGGTTAATATTCTGCATGATCAGCAAGAAGAGCATATGCAGCCAAAAGGTAGTTCTGAAGTGTCGAACGAAAGTATCATCAGCTTCTCGGATGATGGTTCTGATTTTGAATTACCATCCAATGGTGAAGAGAACAGCTTAATGGAGACTAAATCAGTAGACCTACATGTAAATAAAcagaataataatattaatagtGGAATTATTAAAGATTCGAATAATAATAGCGAGCAAGAACTCAATGTACAACGTCAGGAAACAACAGACGACAACAATTTATTATATGATGTAGTTAAAACATTAGACGATCGATTTGATGAGCCAGTGTTATTTAACCTGTTGGAGAACGTGTTAGAACGTGTACAAGATGATGAAAGTGAGGAGGTTTTAGTGTTGAACTTGGAAACTGACAGTGGTCTTACAAATACCATTATAGG AACTGCTGAAATAGAAGGTGATTTGTCTCGCTTCAACGCTTCTGAGATATGCATGGCATTCAGATATCACTTAAAAGACACCATGATGCAAAGAAAAGAGGTTCCTTTCATTAACGACAATTTAGATGTCTCAACTGATTTTGAAGGTGACTTACG AGATTGCGTACAACCGATGTATTTAGAATTATGGGATACATTATATGCATTTTTGTCAAGCATAATGGATTTATTTGAGTTCAATCCTTCTCAAGTGTCCAAGATATATTCGGATGCTTTGATACCTGCTGATAAGAAACTACAAGATCAG CTTTGCACCGCACTGACTAACATACTGGCTGCAACTATTAGTGACGATGATGAAAACATTGctgaagaagaacaagaaggaGAAGAACAAGACGAGGACAAAAAAGACGATGAAGAAAGCACGGAAAATGAAGAAATGGAAAGACCTGATGTTAGTATCACTGAAGATTTTGATAAACATATGGCTGATGATTCCCATGTGGCTGGTGATTCTCATCTAAACGACAGTATTAATGAAAGTTTTTCTGCTGAGATATTGAATGGTCAGAAAGGTGATCTATCAAAAACCATTTCTATAGATCTTGGGACAGTATCCGAGGAGGAGTCATCTTCAACGGTATCTTTTGACTCTGATGGAATGCCAGTAAAAAGATCAAAACAAGCTGCAACTCCGAAACAAAATAGCAGTAAGGAGATTGAGAATGAACATGTAGAAGCCAGTGGCAAGGAGTTAAGTATGAATTCCGCTGCTTATTTGAAGATGAGAGAGGAGTTCCTGACAAGTCCTGTGCAAGATGATAGTGAAGATGATTGCATTGATAATTTGCTCGGAGAAAGTCTTGGCTACTCTCGTAATAGACACCTCAG AATGCCAACAAAGAAGGAAGTGAAAGAGAAAGttgatgtgaaaaagaaaagtgAAGTTTCTGAAGTTGAAATCTCAGAGTTGGAAGGCTTGGAAACCAG AAATAATAACAGCGGATCTCAACTCAATGATTCAAAAACATCAtctcaaacaaaaataaagctaaaaaaaCCTG gattttggGATCATTCTGACTCTGATTCCGATCTTGATATCGACGAAGTTAATAAGCCTGTAACCAATAGcaacgatgatgatgattttgACTTTGATTTCTATGATTGA
- the LOC130656368 gene encoding probable RNA-binding protein EIF1AD: MSKATKRKHVTKEILEDYYVPEDGEEIVKIVGGRGNNLHEVQDSIGRQFLASMPTKFRKNVWVKRGDFVVVTPIEEGVKVRGEIVYILYAKQIKYLKFEKLWPQGFNDEVKNTNPAQSSPEDINGNTKTEEPSKPHPVEHDTNNDNADVDYDDDVSSDDDDDLFENPNHRPTYYYEDDDSSEEKETSDEDEEELEEEEKEESEDAKNNGEGYTSLDKGFQQLKL; the protein is encoded by the exons ATGTCGAAAGCAACCAAACGAAAACACGTTACGAAAGAAATTCTTGAAGATTATTATGTCCCAGAAGATGGGGAAGAGATTGTCAAG ATTGTTGGAGGTCGTGGAAACAACCTGCACGAAGTACAAGACTCGATTGGTAGACAATTTTTAGCTAGTATGCcaacaaaatttagaaaaaatgtttgggTTAAGCGAG gagATTTTGTTGTTGTGACACCCATAGAAGAAGGAGTTAAAGTGAGAGGAGAGATTGTCTACATTCTTTATgccaaacaaataaaatatttgaaatttgaaaaactgtG GCCACAAGGTTTTAATGATGAAGTAAAAAACACTAATCCTGCTCAATCCAG CCCAGAAGATATTAATGGCAACACCAAAACTGAAGAACCAAGTAAACCACACCCAGT TGAACACGACACCAATAACGACAACGCTGATGTCGATTACGACGACGATGTTTCCAGTGACGATGATGACGATCTGTTTGAAAATCCGAATCATCGCCCTACGTATTATTATGAAGATGATGACAGTAGCGAGGAGAAAGAAACTTCAGATGAGGACgaagaagaattagaagaagaagaaaaggaaGAGAGCGAGGACGCAAAAAATAACGGCGAGGGATACACAAGCCTAGATAAAGGTTTCCAGCAGCTTAAACTTTGA
- the LOC130656920 gene encoding zinc finger protein 880-like: MAFNTENFQLSLQNPLETARFAVEKITDTFLGQDNKIYYKVKWQETWEPEERLMSLCAQLVNEFWKEYYSRTQQQQQHQQQQQREHQLQQQQSAIHPAPQVGLPSQEHSQSQLQPTQVHQPPHSIQQGQHLNQLLAVPSSSGSNLLPQHSTVAQNVSLPHVPIPEQNQTQEVPTNIQQLQGVADFRIQSNSLEKRSTHVFLQPRFLSNSMLAPRFPFMPNFVHSVPPPSKACNTQDQLQGSAIVQENVEKVKKYTCISCEKVFTTKQNLKKHELLHHQAATSLCCQTCGKKFEKKTALTRHMLTHTTNRPHICSECGKGFKERSNLTKHLIIHTGARPHACDVCNARFRQLGHLLKHLLVHKSEKPHKCNICLKGFKRKEHLKDHLIIHTGDYPYQCEVCGKKFRFKTNLKVHILQHNGRKDFVCDVCQKAFTGKANLVQHRLIHDPDYSFNCNVCSKKFRRKGHLKRHMDIHKNERLLTCVFCKETFPNRPTYRKHLLVHTGSKPFVCTTCDKRFAAKSYLTQHMLTHTEELSFSCDKCDKKFGSESALAKHALIHSITKQFSCEKCNRTFRYNSNFKKHELNCNGVKSKDVKKAKSESLGEDEVTSQNTIADLSEQKSYQSKNEQLKAAVNNSTEENDFNNHYQNIISEFHSQSQLPSNMMDASTAVSEVVNKECVLHVVPNENLAKQMDKNQNVKSNDKVSTAVHFESLVLPESIVKQGTFSEQS, translated from the exons ATGGCGTTTAATACCgaaaattttcaactttcattgCAGAATCCCCTTGAAACTGCTAGATTCGCTGTGGAGAAAATAACTGACACATTTCTAGGtcaa gataataaaatttattacaaagtCAAATGGCAAGAAACCTGGGAGCCAGAGGAGCGTCTTATGTCATTATGTGCCCAATTGGTTAATGAATTTTGGAAAGAATATTATTCTAGaactcaacaacaacaacaacatcaacagcAACAGCAAAGAGAGCATCAGTTGCAGCAGCAACAATCTGCAATTCATCCAGCACCACAAGTTGGGCTTCCATCACAGGAGCATTCTCAGTCTCAGTTACAACCTACTCAAGTTCACCAACCACCACATAGTATACAACAAGGACAACATTTAAACCAA TTGCTTGCTGTACCTAGTTCTTCTGGTTCAAATTTACTGCCACAACATTCTACCGTTGCACAAAATGTATCACTACCACACGTTCCAATACCAGAACAAAATCAGACACAAGAGGTGCCAACCAATATTCAGCAGCTACAAGGAGTTGCAGATTTTCGAATACAATCAAATTCTTTGGAAAAAAGGTCCACCCATGTTTTTTTGCAGCCACGGTTTTTATCCAACAGTATGCTTGCACCACGTTTTCCTTTTATGCCTAATTTTGTGCATTCAGTCCCTCCACCATCAAAGGCATGTAATACTCAGGATCAGTTGCAAGGCTCAGCAATTGTGCAAGAAAACGTGGAAAAGGTAAAGAAATACACTTGCATTAGCTGTGAAAAAGTgttcacaacaaaacaaaatttgaagaaGCATGAGTTACTGCATCACCAAGCTGCTACATCACTTTGTTGTCAAACTTGtggtaaaaaatttgaaaaaaagacAGCTTTGACAAGACATATGCTGACTCATACAACCAACCGTCCACACATCTGTTCAGAATGTGGTAAAG gtTTTAAGGAGAGGTCAAACTTGACCAAGCATCTTATTATTCATACTGGTGCAAGACCCCACGCTTGCGATGTCTGCAATGCTCGATTTCGCCAACTCGGCCATTTACTTAAACATTTGTTGGTTCACAAGTCGGAAAAGCCACACAAATGTAATATTTGTTTGaaaggttttaaaagaaaagaacacTTGAAGGATCATTTAATTATTCACACTGGTGATTATCCGTATCAATGCGAAGTTTGTGGGAAAAAATTTCGCTTTAAAACCAATCTTAAAGTCCACATACTTCAGCACAATGGCCGGAAAGATTTTGTTTGTGATGTGTGTCAAAAAGCATTTACTGGAAAAGCCAACCTAGTGCAACATCGATTAATACACGATCCTGATTATAGTTTTAATTGTAACGTCTGTTCGAAGAAATTTCGTAGGAAAGGTCATTTAAAACGTCATATGGATATTCACAAGAACGAGCGACTTCTAACTTGTGTGTTTTGTAAAGAAACATTTCCTAATAGACCAACTTACCGTAAGCATTTGTTAGTTCATACTGGCTCAAAACCGTTTGTTTGTACCACTTGTGATAAAAGATTTGCAGCAAAATCCTATCTTACCCAGCATATGCTTACTCACACTGAGGAACTTTCATTTTCGTGTGATAAGTGTGACAAAAAATTTGGTTCGGAATCAGCGCTTGCAAAGCATGCCCTTATACATTCTATCACAAAACAGTTTTCTTGTGAAAAATGCAATCGCACGTTTCGATACAactcaaactttaaaaaacatgaattaAATTGCAATGGTGTGAAGTCTAAGgatgtaaaaaaagcaaaaagtgaAAGTTTGGGTGAAGATGAAGTTACTTCACAAAACACTATAGCTGACTTGTCAGAACAAAAATCTTACCAAAGCAAGAATGAACAGCTGAAAGCTGCAGTGAACAACTCAACTGAGGAAAACGACTTTAATAATCATTATCAAAACATAATAAGTGAGTTTCATAGTCAATCTCAACTACCATCTAACATGATGGATGCATCGACTGCAGTTTCTGAAGTAGTAAACAAAGAATGTGTCTTACATGTAGTTCCAAATGAAAACTTAGCAAAACAAATGgataaaaatcaaaatgttAAGTCAAATGATAAAGTTAGTACTGCTGTCCATTTTGAAAGCTTGGTGTTGCCTGAAAGCATTGTAAAACAAGGAACGTTTTCAGAGCAAAGTTGA
- the LOC130656923 gene encoding uncharacterized protein LOC130656923 — MAGEDVKNIIELDDDFFVTEEMLSDFTVYESCEVEVSFVEDLLEEENEVDAGYLGIPQIVFVDEEDVDMVVDNNSTKNVKFVCSKCKKQYFKEAYYKKHTLICKKPTDPETTTVARKTLDDSKNKSTTTISTKQVKSKSNQSLSITDHELQQEKMNFVRDAMVKISKDPINNIVVKGFKTPGNRVKELANSILNAGSDVLDIISENVVCRIFKELQKSNLLTGSGKESLWRKVHELAQDDKFRQHWKHVLPKGYCIDSQEFSMLLQKFVMELIKILVAHENKNRHVEKSLDLKLTTEEQTVLYYVSGYIIFSLRKKYQRLADSKNKVVAVAALQFLNSLKVSGDDKLQVYSFLDYTRSWVDQVSRGYLIKVNDDMFIFCRRIENVIRKVLNLNMLKKYKGEDIRELFENELMKDSLIDQAWVILSRYLGNEKLSKILKAQIIKKWCDIRAKAYVTAYIQVVRRKLASLASEKKEKLTVVLSKKGEPAMRKKLN; from the exons ATGGCAGGCGAAgacgttaaaaatataatagaatTGGATGATGACTTTTTTGTGACGGAAGAAATGTTGTCAGATTTTACTGTTTACGAAAGTTGTGAGGTGGAAGTATCGTTTGTGGAAGATCTGttggaagaagaaaatgaagTAGATGCTGGATATTTGGGTATTCCTCAAATAGTATTCGTTGATGAAGAAGATGTGGACATGGTGGTTGATAACAACAGTACCAAAAATGTGAAGTTTGTGTGCAGCAAGTGcaaaaaacagtattttaaaGAAGCTTACTACAAGAAACATACTCTGATATGTAAAAAGCCAACAG ATCCAGAAACAACAACAGTGGCAAGAAAAACTCTTGATGactcaaaaaataaatcaactacAACAATTTCCACAAAACAAGTTAAATCAAAATCGAATC AATCTTTATCCATCACCGATCATGAGCTGCagcaagaaaaaatgaattttgttcGTGATGCTatggttaaaatttcaaaagaccCAATCAATAACATTGTTGTGAAAGGATTCAAAACACCTGGAAATCGTGTCAAAGAATTAGCCAACTCAATTTTGAATGCTGGGAGTGATGTTTTGGACATTATTTCTGAAAATGTAGTGTGTCGCATATTTAAAGAATTGCAAAAATCTAACCTACTGACTGGTTCAGGAAAAGAATCTCTTTGGAGAAAAGTGCATGAACTTGCACAAGACGATAAATTCAGACAACATTGGAAACATGTATTACCTAAAGGATACTGCATTGACAGTCAAGAATTCTCTATGTTGTTGCAGAAATTTGTTATGGAGTTAATAAAAATACTAGTAgctcatgaaaacaaaaatcgaCATGTCGAAAAAAGTCTTGACTTGAAACTCACAACTGAGGAACAAACTGTTCTGTATTATGTTTCAGGATACATAATTTTCTCGCTACGTAAAAAATACCAAAGATTAGCAGATTCGAAAAACAAAGTTGTTGCTGTGGCTGCATTGCAGTTTCTGAACTCATTGAAAGTTTCAGGTGATGATAAACTGCAGGTATATAGTTTTCTGGATTATACAAGATCTTGGGTGGACCAAGTCAGCAGAGGATACCTGATAAAAGTCAATGatgacatgtttattttttgcagaagaATTGAAAACGTtattagaaaagttttaaatttgaacatgttgaaaaaatataaaggagAAGATATACGGGAACTTTTCGAAAATGAACTTATGAAGGACTCTTTAATTGATCAAGCCTGGGTCATACTTTCACGGTATCTTGGAAATGAGAAGTTATCGAAAATTCTCAAAGCTCAGATCATTAAAAAATGGTGTGACATCAGAGCAAAAGCATATGTCACTGCATATATACAAGTAGTTCGACGCAAACTTGCTTCTCTAGCATCGGAGAAAAAAGAGAAGTTGACTGTAGTCTTATCTAAAAAAGGTGAACCAGCaatgagaaaaaaacttaaCTAA
- the LOC130656919 gene encoding uncharacterized protein LOC130656919 — MSASHSEYIQKLCRLCGKKIVKSKHYVNFKSCDIYSEVFQSIYGINCEQEDPCVFPKFTCNGCRRKLDEMKTSKKIIGTAASFYPHVDENCVCMNYAVNRKDSLKILELDVSMKKVGFSICDKSDNYKRVYTLCQNEKELNHLLTIRIDNSNGWDFSIYGKPMEKETIQLTKTLPCVLKNDDISTFSSFWKSVSVCTGLQGYEDVIKSRCNFEQPFMNQSGTFPVAFVEDDKMVRFDEDNFKTIRHTNCHFLAEKPSSVCSMCNSFKPTVKKVRSRRKSDDSVLDSSHTNIRYLSREELEERYRNTQGEKQRAIKKVAQLSSWVRKITEKECIHVDDEQHEFIKNIVCNEETCPEIPEGSPQWLLWEQQKEMASKSSPNGMRWHPLIIRWCLSLYHHSPAAYKHLRNPNLNFLKLPHIDTLKKYINFTDPMCGFNPDVIERLIVDSKIATLDDHQKNVSLIYDEMKIKADLVFRQSTGQLVGFTDMGDINDELVEFQKRAEGSSENDRHFASYVIVFMVRGIVSSLVYPFGYFASLGFTSDQLYPCVWEATYVLEAIGFYVRAFISDGASPNRKFYKIMVTPDIGNTYWTNNLLSLDRKIFFISDVPHLIKTTRNCFENSHGNNNTRNLFLDHMDISWNHLVNVYEWDLNLHGAAPGLRKLYKLKEDHIKLTPRLRMQVKLATQVLSKTTADALEVQGLHYTKSTIKFVRMFDQVFDCLNVSSINQDRGGKIALAAYRDVNDWRFEFLEKEFLEHYLGRWEEQANDTPNLSQDEKKKLLLSKQTINGWKITVKSFVELTKLLLQSPNVKMILSEKFSQDPLEEHFARQRRSGGTCDNPTLYQFGQQELSLLVMKSELIRDLRGNTRRGNQNQIHLDVNDMRKLPQKRKR; from the exons ATGTCTGCTTCACATTCAGAGTATATTCAAAAGCTATGTAGATTGTGTGggaagaaaattgtgaaaagtAAACATTACGTTAATTTTAAATCTTGTGATATTTACAGTGAAGTGTTTCAATCTATATATGGAATAAATTGTGAACAAGAAGATCCTTGTGTATTTCCTAAATTTACTTGTAATGGATGTAGAAGAAAATTAGATGAGATGAAaacgtcaaaaaaaataattggtacTGCTGCATCATTTTACCCTCATGTGGATGAAAATTGTGTGTGCATGAATTATGCTGTAAACAGAAAAGACAGCTTAAAAATACTGGAATTAGATGTGAGTATGAAGAAAGTTGGTTTTAGTATATGTGATAAATCGGATAACTATAAACGTGTCTATACCCTTTgtcaaaatgaaaaagaattaaaccATTTGCTTACAATACGTATAGACAACAGCAATGGTTGGGATTTCTCCATATATGGGAAACCTATGGAGAAAGAAACAATACAACTAACAAAAACTCTGCCatgtgttttgaaaaatgatgatATTTCAACTTTCTCGTCATTCTGGAAGTCAGTCAGTGTTTGCACGGGGTTACAAGGTTATGAAGATGTAATCAAGTCGAGATGTAATTTCGAACAGCCATTCATGAATCAGAGTGGAACATTTCCAGTAGCTTTTGTTGAAGACGATAAAATGGTCAGATTTGatgaagacaattttaaaacaatacgcCATACCAACTGTCATTTTTTAGCTGAAAAACCTTCATCTGTATGTAGTATGTGCAATTCTTTTAaaccaacagttaaaaaagttagaagtagacggAAAAGTGATGATTCTGTGCTTGATTCCTCACATACAAACATTCGATATCTTTCCAGAGAAGAACTAGAGGAAAGATATCGCAATACTCAGGGAGAAAAACAGAGAGCAATAAAGAAAGTTGCCCAATTATCATCttgggtaagaaaaattactgaGAAAGAATGCATCCATGTTGATGATGAGCAACacgaatttataaaaaatattgtttgcaaTGAGGAAACATGTCCTGAAATACCCGAAGGCAGTCCCCAGTGGTTGTTATGGGAGCAACAAAAAGAAATGGCTTCCAAAAGTTCACCTAATGGCATGAGATGGCACCCACTAATTATTAGGTGGTGCCTCAGTTTATACCACCATTCACCAGCAGCATATAAACATTTGCGAAATccgaatttgaattttttaaaactcccACATATTGACAcacttaaaaaatacataaacttCACTGATCCAATGTGTGGATTCAATCCAGATGTCATTGAAAGATTAATAGTGGATAGTAAAATTGCAACTCTGGATGATCACCAAAAAAACGTTTCGCTTATTTATGATGAGATGAAAATAAAAGCTGACTTGGTGTTCAGACAGTCAACTGGACAATTGGTTGGTTTCACTGATATGGGGGATATTAACGATGAGTTAGTTGAATTTCAAAAACGTGCTGAGGGATCATCAGAGAATGATCGTCACTTTGCTTCCTATGTGATAGTGTTTATGGTTCGAGGAATTGTTTCATCTCTGGTGTATCCTTTTGGATATTTCGCATCATTGGGATTTACCTCTGATCAGCTCTATCCATGTGTATGGGAGGCGACATATGTATTGGAGGCAATTGGTTTTTATGTTCGAGCATTTATTTCAGATGGTGCTTCTCCCAATAGgaagttttacaaaattatgGTGACACCTGATATTGGTAACACATATTGGACCAACAACTTATTATCATTGGACAGAAAGATCTTTTTTATATCCGATGTCCCTCATCTCATTAAAACAACGAGAAACTGTTTCGAGAACTCTCATGGAAACAATAATACACGCAATCTTTTT CTCGATCACATGGATATCAGCTGGAaccatcttgtcaatgtttatgaATGGGATCTGAATTTACATGGAGCAGCACCTGGATTAAGGAAACTTTATAAACTAAAAGAGGATCACATAAAGTTAACTCCAAGGTTGAGGATGCAAGTTAAGTTGGCTACCCAA GTTTTGAGTAAAACAACTGCTGATGCACTTGAGGTTCAGGGGCTGCATTATACGAAAAGTACAATAAAGTTTGTGCGTATGTTTGACCAAGTTTTTGATTGCTTGAATGTATCTTCAATTAATCAAGATCGTGGCGGAAAAATAGCTCTTGCAGCATATAGAGATGTTAACGATTGGCGTTTTGAG tttttagagAAAGAATTCCTCGAACATTACCTGGGAAGGTGGGAAGAACAAGCCAATGACACACCTAATTTATCccaagatgaaaaaaaaaaattgttattgagCAAACAGACGATAAATGGTTGGAAAATAACAG TGAAATCATTCGTGGAACTGACCAAATTACTTCTCCAGAGTCCAAATGTCAAGATGATTTTGAGCGAGAAATTCTCACAAGATCCATTGGAGGAACATTTCGCTCGTCAAAGACGAAGTGGTGGTACATGTGACAACCCAACACTTTATCAATTTGGCCAACAAGAACTTTCTTTGCTTGTTATGAAATCTGAGTTGATCAGAGATCTACGTGGAAACACTCGACGTGGTAATCAAAATCAGATTCACCTAGACGTAAATGATATGAGGAAACTTCCACAGAAAAGAAAGAGATAG